In a single window of the Bacillus mycoides genome:
- a CDS encoding zinc-binding alcohol dehydrogenase family protein — MKAIGLHEYLPIEEENSLIDIEVERPVATGRDILVKINAISVNPVDTKVRSPKDKKEDIAKILGWDASGVVVQTGDGCTLFKEGDEVFYAGSITRQGTYSEYHLVDERIVGKKPKTLSDAESAALPLTAITAWEGLFERLGIDYNKKDENSFKNILIIGGAGGVGSIAIQLAKWAGLNVIATASRNETIHWVEKFGADYIVNHHQPLKDQILEFGLKDVDYIFCLNNTDQHWHAMGDIIKPQGKICSIVENEHPLEMGILKSKSATFVWEFMFTKAMYETGDMSTQHELLNKVSELLDEGILKTTLNETFTPINAENVKKAHAQLESGRTIGKIVLEKF, encoded by the coding sequence ATGAAAGCAATTGGTTTACATGAATACTTACCTATTGAAGAAGAAAACAGTTTAATTGATATTGAAGTTGAAAGACCTGTTGCCACAGGAAGAGATATACTTGTAAAGATTAACGCTATTTCCGTTAATCCAGTTGATACAAAAGTTCGATCTCCGAAAGATAAAAAAGAAGATATAGCAAAAATACTTGGCTGGGATGCTAGCGGTGTTGTCGTGCAAACTGGCGATGGTTGTACGTTATTTAAAGAAGGCGATGAAGTGTTTTACGCTGGAAGCATTACAAGGCAAGGTACATACAGTGAATACCATTTAGTTGATGAAAGAATTGTTGGTAAAAAACCAAAAACGTTAAGTGATGCTGAATCTGCAGCACTTCCTTTAACAGCCATTACCGCATGGGAAGGTTTGTTTGAACGTTTAGGGATTGATTATAATAAGAAAGATGAAAATTCATTTAAAAACATTTTAATTATCGGCGGAGCTGGTGGTGTTGGCTCGATTGCTATTCAGTTAGCTAAATGGGCTGGACTAAACGTAATCGCAACCGCATCCCGCAACGAAACTATACACTGGGTGGAAAAATTCGGTGCCGATTATATAGTTAATCATCACCAACCTTTAAAAGATCAAATATTAGAATTTGGGCTAAAAGATGTAGATTATATCTTCTGCTTAAACAATACTGATCAGCATTGGCACGCGATGGGTGACATCATTAAACCACAAGGTAAAATTTGCTCTATCGTAGAAAATGAACACCCTCTTGAGATGGGAATTTTAAAAAGTAAAAGTGCTACATTCGTTTGGGAGTTTATGTTTACAAAAGCGATGTATGAAACTGGTGATATGAGTACGCAGCACGAACTATTAAATAAAGTAAGCGAACTATTAGATGAAGGCATTTTAAAGACTACATTAAATGAAACATTCACACCAATTAACGCTGAAAACGTAAAGAAAGCACATGCACAACTTGAAAGTGGGCGTACAATTGGAAAGATCGTTTTAGAGAAATTTTAA
- a CDS encoding PadR family transcriptional regulator codes for MNVQFKKGVLELCVLVLLDKQDRYGYELVRSISNQIEISEGSVYPLLRRLTKEEYFTTYLQESSEGPSRKYYKLTDKGRTYLYQLLEEWNEFSQGVNQLIKEGVRNDER; via the coding sequence TTGAATGTACAATTTAAAAAAGGAGTTTTAGAACTTTGTGTTCTTGTTTTACTTGATAAGCAAGACCGTTATGGGTATGAATTAGTTCGAAGTATTTCCAATCAAATTGAAATATCAGAAGGGTCTGTTTATCCTCTACTTCGTAGATTAACTAAAGAAGAATATTTTACAACGTATTTACAGGAGTCTTCAGAAGGGCCTTCAAGGAAGTATTATAAACTGACGGATAAAGGTAGAACGTATTTGTACCAACTTTTGGAGGAATGGAATGAGTTCTCACAAGGTGTCAATCAATTAATAAAAGAAGGTGTACGTAATGACGAAAGATAA
- a CDS encoding HAAS signaling domain-containing protein, with protein MTKDKFLQQLNVSLKRLSEKERADILKDYEEHFTFGLEEGKTEEEITASLGSPAQIAKELLAGYHIEKVTASATTGNVFRAIWAVIGLGFFNLVIVLGPAIAVTALIFSGWTLGISFLCSPLLVIVDTIVHPNTFLLFNLFVSLALCGLGYFIVIAMLSLTKLAKNGFVRYLKFNIALVKGGFKHDK; from the coding sequence ATGACGAAAGATAAATTTTTACAACAATTAAACGTATCTCTAAAAAGATTATCTGAAAAAGAACGTGCAGATATTTTAAAAGATTATGAAGAACATTTTACTTTCGGATTAGAGGAAGGAAAAACTGAAGAAGAAATTACAGCTTCATTAGGTTCGCCAGCTCAAATCGCCAAAGAGTTATTAGCAGGTTATCATATTGAGAAAGTAACAGCGAGTGCAACAACAGGGAATGTTTTTCGGGCAATTTGGGCAGTAATTGGATTAGGATTTTTCAATTTAGTAATCGTGCTTGGACCTGCAATTGCAGTAACCGCATTGATTTTTTCAGGGTGGACTCTAGGAATCTCATTTTTGTGTTCACCACTGCTTGTTATTGTTGATACCATTGTGCATCCAAATACATTCTTACTTTTTAACCTTTTCGTTTCTTTAGCACTTTGTGGACTTGGATATTTCATTGTAATCGCTATGTTATCTTTAACGAAGTTAGCAAAGAATGGATTTGTTCGTTATTTAAAGTTCAATATAGCACTAGTAAAAGGTGGTTTTAAGCATGATAAATAA
- a CDS encoding DUF4097 family beta strand repeat-containing protein, whose amino-acid sequence MINKKKLSIIAGIIFIIGIVGSLFTYRSIATVPISEEKVINNNNVSSVIIDTNNVRVNINPTTESNMKVTLDGEVNPNIKRTLATDEKDSTLLISYKEKQQIWFNFNISEVLVPLTLNVYLPEKQYGSLKISNNNGYVSAKQQNTTHFDINTSNGRVELREINSQKINAETNNGSMDFKDITAQNIHVKSNNGRIMLDHVEGELEGQSKNGSLSLKTNELDRNLNFTTHNGKINIETEKEPTNVQFNVSVDNGKANILNKYNGNAVIGKGENQIKLNTHNGSISVKKHGN is encoded by the coding sequence ATGATAAATAAAAAGAAACTTTCAATTATTGCAGGTATTATTTTCATTATTGGGATTGTGGGAAGTCTATTCACTTATCGTTCAATTGCCACAGTACCAATTTCAGAAGAAAAGGTCATTAACAATAATAATGTGTCAAGCGTCATTATCGATACGAATAACGTGCGTGTTAACATCAATCCTACAACAGAAAGTAACATGAAAGTAACATTAGATGGGGAAGTTAATCCTAACATAAAAAGAACATTAGCTACGGATGAAAAAGATTCAACGCTTCTCATTTCTTACAAAGAAAAACAACAGATTTGGTTCAACTTCAACATTTCTGAAGTATTGGTCCCATTAACATTAAATGTCTATCTGCCTGAAAAACAATATGGTTCATTAAAAATTTCCAATAACAATGGTTACGTTTCTGCAAAACAACAAAATACAACGCATTTTGATATCAATACAAGCAATGGGCGTGTTGAATTAAGAGAGATCAATTCGCAAAAAATTAATGCGGAAACAAATAATGGAAGTATGGACTTTAAAGATATAACGGCACAAAATATTCATGTGAAATCGAATAATGGACGAATAATGCTAGATCATGTTGAAGGTGAACTAGAAGGGCAATCTAAAAACGGAAGTCTTTCTCTTAAAACAAATGAACTTGATCGAAATCTCAATTTTACGACTCACAATGGCAAGATTAATATTGAAACTGAAAAAGAACCAACTAATGTTCAATTTAATGTCTCTGTCGACAATGGAAAAGCGAATATCCTGAATAAATATAATGGAAATGCAGTTATTGGGAAGGGAGAAAATCAAATTAAATTAAACACACATAACGGAAGTATTTCAGTGAAAAAGCATGGAAACTAA
- the aiiA gene encoding quorum-quenching N-acyl homoserine lactonase AiiA — protein sequence MTVKKLYFVPAGRCMLDHSSVNSTLTPGELLDLPVWCYLLETEEGPILVDTGMPECAVNNEDLFNGTFVEGQILPKMTEEDRIVNILKRVGYEPEDLLYIISSHLHFDHAGGNGAFTNTPIIVQRAEYEAAQHSEEYMKECILPNLNYKIIEGDYEVVPGVQLLYTPGHTPGHQSLLIETEKSGPVLLTIDASYTKENFEDEVPFAGFDSELALSSIKRLKEVVRKENPIVFFGHDIEQEKSCKVFPEYI from the coding sequence ATGACAGTAAAGAAGCTTTATTTCGTCCCAGCAGGTCGTTGTATGTTGGATCATTCGTCTGTTAACAGTACATTAACACCAGGGGAATTATTAGACTTACCGGTTTGGTGTTATCTTTTGGAGACTGAAGAAGGACCTATTTTAGTAGATACAGGCATGCCAGAGTGTGCCGTTAATAACGAAGATCTTTTTAACGGTACATTTGTTGAAGGACAGATTTTACCGAAAATGACGGAAGAAGATAGAATCGTGAATATTTTAAAACGCGTTGGTTATGAGCCGGAAGACCTTCTTTATATTATTAGTTCTCACTTACATTTTGATCATGCAGGAGGAAATGGTGCTTTTACAAATACACCGATTATTGTGCAGCGTGCTGAATACGAGGCGGCACAACATAGTGAAGAATATATGAAAGAATGTATCTTGCCAAATTTAAACTACAAGATCATTGAAGGGGATTATGAAGTCGTACCAGGAGTTCAATTATTGTATACACCAGGACATACTCCGGGGCATCAGTCGCTATTAATTGAGACAGAAAAATCCGGTCCTGTGTTATTAACGATTGATGCATCTTATACGAAAGAAAATTTTGAAGATGAAGTGCCGTTCGCTGGATTTGATTCGGAATTAGCTTTATCTTCAATTAAACGTTTAAAAGAAGTTGTTAGGAAAGAGAACCCAATTGTTTTCTTTGGACATGATATAGAGCAGGAAAAGAGTTGTAAAGTGTTCCCTGAATATATATAA
- a CDS encoding DMT family transporter produces MLYICIAILAGVSIVVARIINANLAKEIGNWEGTFFNYITGLFFSMLFLIFSSDSLYISSHTLQSIPIAVYLGGLVGVIVISLSNYITPKISAFYLTLLIFIGQLFTGTIIDFFLSHELSTGKIIGGILVLIGLTYNLLVDRPIKTVKHNHVQL; encoded by the coding sequence ATGTTATATATTTGTATCGCTATTTTAGCTGGTGTTTCTATCGTTGTTGCTAGAATTATTAACGCGAATTTAGCAAAGGAAATTGGAAATTGGGAAGGCACATTTTTCAATTATATTACTGGATTATTTTTCTCCATGTTATTTTTAATTTTCAGTTCAGATTCGTTGTATATTTCTAGTCATACGTTACAATCCATACCTATCGCTGTATACTTAGGCGGATTAGTAGGCGTTATCGTCATCTCATTATCAAACTATATTACTCCTAAAATATCAGCATTTTATTTAACGTTACTCATCTTCATCGGACAATTGTTTACGGGGACTATCATCGATTTCTTCCTGTCACACGAACTATCAACCGGAAAAATTATTGGTGGAATTCTCGTATTAATAGGGCTCACTTACAATTTACTCGTTGATCGCCCTATAAAAACCGTGAAGCATAACCACGTTCAACTATAA
- a CDS encoding DMT family transporter, protein MYNFLSVFIGVLIAIMLPLNGILSEIIGNYTASVVIHLVGLIAVIFVLILNKNKLHFDKGIPLFLYSAGAIGVFTVLFNNISFSALGASITIALSLLGQSIASIVIDHFGLLGMKVSKFDKKKLIGLLFISSGIIVMTIY, encoded by the coding sequence TTGTATAACTTTCTTTCTGTCTTTATTGGTGTGCTTATTGCCATTATGCTCCCATTGAATGGGATTTTATCTGAAATAATCGGTAATTATACAGCGAGTGTTGTCATTCATCTTGTCGGTTTAATAGCAGTTATTTTCGTTTTAATCCTTAACAAAAATAAACTCCATTTTGATAAAGGTATTCCACTTTTTTTATATAGCGCTGGGGCAATTGGAGTATTCACTGTTCTTTTTAATAATATAAGTTTCTCTGCTCTTGGTGCCTCTATTACGATTGCATTAAGCTTACTTGGTCAATCCATCGCTTCCATAGTTATTGATCATTTTGGTTTATTAGGAATGAAAGTTTCGAAGTTTGATAAGAAAAAATTAATTGGATTATTATTCATCTCTTCTGGAATTATAGTCATGACAATTTATTAA
- the yeiL gene encoding transcriptional regulator YeiL produces the protein MKKVCNSNKLAEYMKQNNIDSFFSSDMKPYMELIFFKKNEFICRENEEIDYLYFFVEGKAKAFNTLSNGKSVLLCFYDGLQLLGDVELIHSQRINSNVQVMADSYCVGLPLGKVRNQLFHDAKFLRCICGSLAHKLNRLSKNSTINLLYPLENRLASYMLAAGERAVQHGNRIVFSGNLTEIAELLGTSYRHLLRTLNVFCDKEIIKKNNGCFEVMNVDVLRELAADVYK, from the coding sequence ATGAAGAAAGTATGTAATTCTAATAAATTAGCAGAGTATATGAAACAAAATAATATTGATTCATTTTTTAGTAGTGATATGAAACCATATATGGAACTTATCTTTTTTAAAAAGAATGAGTTCATTTGCAGAGAAAACGAAGAGATAGATTATTTATATTTCTTTGTTGAAGGAAAAGCGAAAGCGTTTAACACATTAAGTAACGGGAAATCTGTATTATTATGTTTTTATGATGGTTTGCAGTTGCTAGGAGATGTAGAGTTAATTCACTCTCAAAGAATCAATTCAAACGTACAAGTTATGGCAGACTCATATTGTGTTGGCCTACCTTTAGGGAAAGTGAGAAACCAATTATTTCATGATGCGAAATTTTTAAGATGTATTTGCGGTTCTTTAGCCCATAAATTAAATCGACTTTCAAAAAATAGTACAATTAATTTACTGTATCCACTTGAAAATCGACTTGCGAGTTACATGTTAGCAGCAGGGGAACGGGCGGTTCAGCACGGAAATAGAATTGTGTTTAGTGGGAATTTAACGGAAATAGCTGAATTGTTAGGGACGAGTTATCGGCATTTATTACGTACATTAAATGTTTTTTGTGATAAAGAAATTATAAAGAAAAATAATGGTTGCTTTGAAGTGATGAATGTAGATGTTTTGCGGGAATTGGCGGCGGATGTTTATAAATAG
- a CDS encoding glyoxalase superfamily protein, translating into MITPIFRIFDIEKAQLFYLNFLGFKLDWEHRYEENMPLYMQISLNDTVIHLSEHHGDASPGGAIRVKIEDLKSYYAILSSKDYAYSKPDIERTPWDTIELTVIDPFSNRITFYEERV; encoded by the coding sequence ATGATTACACCTATATTTAGAATTTTTGATATTGAAAAGGCTCAGTTATTTTACTTGAATTTTTTAGGGTTTAAACTGGATTGGGAACATCGGTATGAGGAAAATATGCCATTATATATGCAAATTTCGTTAAATGATACTGTAATACATCTATCTGAACATCATGGGGATGCTTCACCAGGCGGTGCAATTCGTGTGAAAATAGAGGATTTAAAAAGTTATTATGCTATTTTATCAAGTAAAGATTATGCGTATTCAAAACCTGATATAGAGAGAACACCTTGGGATACAATTGAATTAACTGTGATTGATCCGTTCTCAAATAGAATTACATTTTATGAGGAAAGGGTTTAG
- a CDS encoding flavin-containing monooxygenase, with product MKDIIIVGAGQAGLTMGYYLKQEGYSFLLLEAGNRIGDSWRDRYDSLQLFTPREYSSLPGMILKGEGSGFPCKDEIAIYLEEYARYFQLPVQLQTQVLKIRKEKEIFELHTPTEILQSKKVIIASGGFQQPFIPSFSQHLSSHIFQIHSSQYKSPLQIPKGKVLVVGGGNSGMQIAVELAKTHEVTMAISHPLTFLPLYLFRKSIFNWLEKMGLLYAEIHTKRGRWFQKRKDPIFGFEGKELIRSEAIKLQGKVVSASGNNIMFQNGGTYSAQSIIWSTGFVQDYKWIEIEKAVNMNGLPNHTKGMSPVRGLYYIGLPWQSQRGSALICGVGKDAVYLLSEIKK from the coding sequence ATGAAAGATATAATTATCGTTGGAGCTGGTCAAGCTGGATTAACAATGGGATACTACTTGAAGCAGGAAGGATATAGTTTCTTATTACTTGAGGCGGGAAACCGAATTGGCGATTCTTGGAGAGACCGCTATGATTCTTTGCAGCTCTTCACACCAAGGGAATATAGTAGTTTACCAGGTATGATATTAAAAGGAGAAGGGAGTGGATTTCCATGTAAAGATGAAATTGCAATTTATTTAGAAGAATATGCAAGGTATTTTCAATTGCCGGTACAATTACAGACTCAAGTTTTAAAAATAAGAAAAGAGAAAGAAATATTTGAATTACACACTCCTACAGAAATTTTACAATCGAAAAAAGTTATTATCGCATCAGGTGGTTTTCAGCAACCATTCATCCCCTCATTTTCACAACATCTTTCATCACATATTTTTCAAATACATTCATCACAATATAAATCACCATTACAAATTCCAAAGGGAAAAGTACTTGTAGTAGGTGGTGGGAATTCAGGCATGCAAATAGCAGTAGAACTTGCAAAAACTCATGAAGTTACAATGGCTATAAGTCATCCGTTAACCTTTTTACCGTTATATCTTTTTAGAAAAAGCATTTTTAATTGGTTAGAAAAAATGGGTTTATTGTATGCCGAAATACATACAAAGAGAGGAAGGTGGTTTCAGAAGCGAAAGGATCCCATTTTTGGTTTTGAAGGTAAGGAACTTATTCGTAGTGAAGCAATAAAACTACAGGGAAAAGTGGTAAGTGCATCAGGAAATAATATTATGTTTCAGAATGGTGGCACGTATAGTGCACAAAGTATTATATGGTCAACTGGTTTTGTTCAAGATTATAAATGGATTGAAATAGAAAAGGCAGTGAATATGAATGGATTGCCTAATCATACAAAGGGAATGAGTCCAGTAAGAGGATTGTATTATATTGGACTGCCGTGGCAATCTCAAAGGGGTTCTGCGCTTATTTGTGGTGTAGGAAAGGATGCGGTGTATTTGCTTTCTGAAATCAAAAAATAG
- a CDS encoding serine hydrolase domain-containing protein: MNLKSNNIYEKMNQYSVAGLSFAVIRDGKLDEATAFGTLESGTTRTVTTDSIFNSCSISKFITSMLVLTLSDQGIVYLDEDVNDKLTSWNIPTNLFTSQKKVTLRNLLSHQSGIIDPPNSFEHYKLVQGIPKIPKLLAGKTLYCPVPIEVTYAPESQFHYSDANFCIIELLLENITGKRFNLLLEEYIFQPLQLKNSTVFPTEDINKLDTFACGHNKDGTVTNEKYPFYPFAAASGIWTTPTDLSTLIIEIIQSLQGNSKLELSQKTVQDMISPQGCTKWTGLGVFLEYSNEDLQIHSLGWGVGFQCMMVCNPYRGNGAVIITNSDLGVHQKDGIIGEILKMLSL; encoded by the coding sequence ATGAACTTAAAAAGTAACAATATATATGAGAAAATGAACCAATATTCTGTTGCAGGGTTAAGCTTTGCCGTTATACGTGACGGTAAACTTGATGAAGCTACTGCTTTCGGAACACTTGAATCTGGAACAACTAGAACTGTCACTACGGATTCCATATTCAATTCTTGTTCTATTAGCAAATTCATCACTTCAATGCTTGTACTAACGTTATCAGATCAAGGAATCGTATATTTAGATGAAGACGTAAATGATAAACTCACATCTTGGAACATCCCTACCAATCTATTTACTTCACAGAAAAAAGTCACGCTGCGAAACTTATTAAGTCACCAATCTGGAATCATTGATCCTCCCAATAGTTTTGAACATTATAAGCTAGTGCAAGGAATACCTAAAATCCCTAAGCTCCTTGCTGGTAAAACATTATATTGCCCAGTACCTATAGAAGTAACTTATGCACCAGAAAGCCAATTCCACTACTCTGACGCAAATTTTTGTATTATCGAACTACTACTTGAAAATATAACTGGAAAACGATTCAACCTTTTACTTGAAGAATATATCTTTCAACCACTTCAACTGAAGAATAGTACGGTATTCCCTACTGAAGATATAAATAAATTAGATACATTTGCTTGTGGACATAATAAAGATGGCACCGTTACAAATGAGAAGTATCCATTTTATCCATTCGCAGCTGCTTCAGGCATTTGGACAACACCAACTGACTTATCAACTTTAATTATTGAAATCATTCAGTCCTTACAGGGAAATAGCAAACTGGAACTTTCTCAAAAAACAGTACAAGATATGATTTCTCCTCAAGGATGCACCAAATGGACTGGGTTAGGTGTTTTTCTAGAGTATTCTAATGAAGACTTACAAATTCATTCACTTGGCTGGGGTGTTGGATTTCAATGTATGATGGTATGTAATCCATACCGAGGTAATGGCGCTGTTATTATAACGAACTCGGATTTAGGTGTTCATCAAAAGGATGGGATTATTGGTGAGATTTTAAAAATGTTATCCTTATAA
- a CDS encoding DUF3784 domain-containing protein has translation MITFILAIISFALAYFIGVKQYTWLLSGFNERRVPDKVKLSKIVGLYNLIAGVIATIGSVFITPNVKIIFPIIIIGHVIIAAYVNTRMVQ, from the coding sequence ATAATAACATTCATACTAGCCATCATTTCATTTGCACTAGCTTATTTCATCGGAGTAAAACAATACACTTGGCTCTTATCAGGATTCAATGAACGCCGTGTACCTGACAAAGTGAAGTTATCAAAAATAGTTGGTCTTTATAATTTAATTGCTGGTGTTATTGCCACAATTGGCAGTGTCTTCATTACTCCTAATGTTAAAATTATATTTCCCATCATTATTATTGGCCACGTTATAATCGCTGCTTATGTAAATACACGTATGGTTCAGTAA